AAATCCCGGAAAAAACCCCTCTGATGTCATTCATCAGTCGACCTATCGCTTCGATCCTGACCGCAAGACGACTGTTCTCATGCGCCGCAAGGAAGACGCTGATGACTACCGCTACTTCCCCGAGCCTGATCTTGTGCCCATCATCTTAACCGATGCGTACATTGAAGAAATCAGGGCCTCGCTGCCGGAACTGCCCTTGCAGAGGAAAAGACGGTATGTAAACGAGCTTGGACTCTCAGAGCACAGTGCTTTTGTTTTAACGACCGACAAAGCGCTTGCCGACTATTTTGATGCCGCCATGAAGCACTCACGGAATGCCAAAGGCGTCTGCAACTGGATCACTGTGGAGTTTGTAGGAAGGCTGAAAGAGGAATTCAAACCTTTACCCCAGTCCGGAATAGCTCCTGAGAATATTGCCGAACTGGTCAACATGATCGACGATAAAACCATTACAGGAAAAATCGCCAAGGCAGTAGCTGACGACATGGTAAAGACGCCCGGAGTAGCCCCCTCATTGATCGTCAGGCAAAACCCTGACTATCAGCCGGTATCCGATACCAGTGAAGTGATGGCCTTTATCGATCTCGTACTTAAAGAAAATGCGCAGTCCGTCGCAGATTATAAATCCGGTAAGGATCGTGCCTTTGGCTTTTTGATCGGCCAGGTGATGAAGCTCTCAAAAGGGAAAGCATCGCCGGATCTTGTCAACCAGCTCTTAAAAGACAGGTTGCAGTAACTGGCAGCAAAGCACACTACTCGCTGAGATACTTTTGCGGGAATTGCCGGCCTCGGCCGAAGAGCAAGAATTTGTAAATTGACACTGCACTCTTCGGCTTAGGCAGCGTCACCTGCAGGGACAGGTTCTACCTGAATCAGTAGGCTTTGCGACTGAATAGGACTGCAAGCTGCCCGAATCCCACGCCGCCCACATTCGGGCCAATCTCCAGCTCCGCTGTTAAAGCAAAAATGCCTCAAAGTCAGAAAATCAAACTTTGAGGCACTTTCGGTATAACTACCGGCATTTACTGTGAATCCTGAGCTGGCGAACAAAAATCACACGATAACGAGCACTTTATCAATAAATTATTTTGTTTATATTATTATTTCATAAACATCAACTTAATCGTCTCTTAACATTATTTTTTTATAGTAGTAGACAAAAGTAAATAGTAAAATTCTTTAATATCAAGGAGAATACAATGAGTTCGATTACAAGAGACGCTTACGGACCTAGCTTTTTCGATACAGCAAACCAATTCATCAACACCGCGATCGACACAGTAACGCAAAAATATCAGGAACTGGAAGAATCTCAACCCAAAGTGATTGCCATTGCCAAGAAAGTTCTTCCGATTGCGCTTCTGGTTATCTCCCTCTTCATTAGCCCGATTTTCACTTTAGTCGGTCTGGGCATCGGATTAGCCTTCTCCAAGCAGATCAATCCTCTCCTGGAAAGGATTCAAAACTCCGCCATCGAAGGGTTTAGAAACACAAATCTTCTGGGGAAAATTTTGATGGCAGCAGGCGCAGCTTGTATCGGGATGGTTATTCCAATGAGCGCTCAGTGCCTCATGATGGGCGTGAGCGGTGGGTTGCACATAAACAAATCACTTCAGGGCGTAGCTCTGCCAACGAATCAATAAATTTAACACACCCCCTTTTTCCTCCCTGCCGGTCTTGGAATTCTACATTCCAGACCGGTTTTTTTTAGCGCACTACCGCGACACACTGAAACTTTGAGATTCGCTCTCATCTCGGCGTGTGGCGCTGTCACTCTTCATGAGGTTGGTCTTTGAGCAAAACTGCTTTTGCTTTCACCGCCTGATCGTGAATCTCGCCAAATTCATCAGAGTCGGCCGCATATTCGATGGCCAGATCCAACGCCATCAGAGCGCTTTCCCTGTCATGGATCGCAAAAAGACACTTTGCCAGATAAAAATAGGGAACAGGACTCTCCACCTGGCAGATCGCAGCCATCTCATAGGCATCGATTGCAGATTCAAACTCATGGCACATCTGGGTAGCCATCCCAAGCCCCATCCAGTAGTCATGGTGATAGGGATTTAGGGTAACCAAAAAAAGAAAGGCATTAGCGGCATCGGTGTAGCGCTTTCCTACAAACAACTTATAGGCTGCCTGGTAGAAATCGGCCATCGATTCGTCAGAAATTTCCAAGATATCCTGCGCACTTTTCCCCTCCTGAAGCTCTCTCTTCACTCGTTCGTGATCTTTCAGTTTCTCTTTTACTTTTTTGGGTAAATCAAACTCTTTTTTTTTCTTTCGCGGTGGCAAGGATTCCTCTTCTTTGAACCGGTCCTTTAAAATAGCTGCCGGCACATACTCTTCATCGCCTGCAAAATAGAAAAAAATTCCCTAGCTGTCAAATATTCATATAAGGAATGGAAAGACTTTTCTTTTACCTTTGCTGCTAAATACTTTAAACATTATCATCTATCTTATCGCAAGTAGCGATCTGATTTTATAGTAGATAATTTGAATATTCAATTAGGTAAATACCGTATATTCACTTTGGTAAACGCCAAGAGTGTCTCAAAATTCGAGATGCCTGCGGCTGATAGCAACACTTAATAAGGCAAATCCCATGCAACCAGCAACACAAAGGACACATACCCCAATCGAAGAGCCTCCTTTACCGGTGACTTTTTGGGAAAAAGTTAAAGATATCGGATGGAAGGTCTGGGAGGCTGTAAAAGCCATTTTTTACCTGCTCGCAGGAGTAGCCCTTTTTATCGCCAATCCCTCCCTTTTTGCGATCGGCGCTGCCACAGGTGTTATTTTTGACGAGAAGGTCAAGGAGATTGCTGAAAAGATTTCGGTCATCTACAACAGTCAGCAGTGGAAGGTGCTGACTCTGACAGCGATCGGAGCTTTCTTTTCGTTGCCGGTCACTGCGGGTGCTTTGGCGATCGGCTTCGGCGCGCATCTCGGCTACAGCCTGCTTCCCGAAAAAGAAGAAGTCCGGTCCCCCGTTTAAAAGGCTGTCAGCAAGCACATCACACACTTTCATCCGCGGCAGAAGCTCTTATCTCAAAATTTGGCATGAGGGCTTTGAGAAACCCTCGGGATTGAGACATTGCAAGTCGCCTCACAGTCTTAATATTAGGTGACTTGTAATCATTCAATCGTCGGGAGCTTTCACTTTGCCAACCCCAATTTTTGAGACACATTCGGTATAACTAGCAGCCGCCCCAACTTCAATCGGGTTGGTAACGCGGATGGAAATTTAAAAACGCCTCGCTTAGATGGTGGGTGGACACTCGCATGTACCGATCCGTGGAAGAAATGCTCGAGTGCCCCATCATCTCCTGGATAACCCGCAAATCAGCCCCTCCGTCCAAGAGATGAGTCGCAAACGAGTGCCTGAGTGTGTGCGGATGAATATTTTTTTCAATACCAGCCTCCTCGCCATACTCTTTAATCTTGCGCCAGATTAAAAATCGGTCGACACGCTTTCCTTTGGAAGTCACAAAAAGGGCCTGGTTGGTCGCGCTCTCGTATTGTGCCCGGTAATGGAGCAAATAGGAATCGATCGCCAAAAGCGCCTTTCTGCCGATCGGCACAACCCGCTCCTTGCGCCCTTTGCCTTTGACTTTCACAAAAGTATCGTCCACATCATAAATATCGAGCTGTATAGCCTCGGAAACACGTAAGCCGGAGCCATAGAGAAGCTCCATAATTGCCCTGTCGCGACTCCCCTCTTCTTCGCTGCAGTCCGGTGCGTTTAGAAGAGCTGTTACCTCACGCACAGTCAAGACAGCAGGAAGAAGCTGCCACAACTTTGGAGAATCGATCAGATCGGTGATATTGGTCGCAACATAGTCTTCCTGCTTCAGAAAGCGATAGAAGATTTTAATGGCCATGAAAGCCCTGAATATGGTGGACTCTTTTAAATCCTTCGACTTCAAAAAAGCAAGATAGTCAATGAGAGAGTCTTCTGACGCCTCTTCAAGCTTCTCGCCCCTGACATCTTTCAGGTGGTTTAAGAACAAGGAAACATCATGCCCATAACCTTCCTGAGTGCTTAGGGCAAGGTTGCGCTCGCTGGCA
The sequence above is drawn from the Estrella lausannensis genome and encodes:
- the gatB gene encoding Asp-tRNA(Asn)/Glu-tRNA(Gln) amidotransferase subunit GatB; its protein translation is MANAQWETVIGLEIHAELNTKSKLFSTAPNRFGDEPNTNITEVCTGQPGALPVLNKEAVRKAVQFGLAVNAEISKFSKFDRKSYFYPDSPRNFQITQFDEPIVRGGSVVAEVDGHEMTFHINRAHLEDDAGMLKHFTNFAGVDYNRAGVPLIEIVSEPCLKSPKEAVAYAMAIKSILEYIDASDCNMEEGSLRMDCNISVRPVGETKLRNKIEIKNMNSFSNMEIALEGEIKRQIREYTQNPGKNPSDVIHQSTYRFDPDRKTTVLMRRKEDADDYRYFPEPDLVPIILTDAYIEEIRASLPELPLQRKRRYVNELGLSEHSAFVLTTDKALADYFDAAMKHSRNAKGVCNWITVEFVGRLKEEFKPLPQSGIAPENIAELVNMIDDKTITGKIAKAVADDMVKTPGVAPSLIVRQNPDYQPVSDTSEVMAFIDLVLKENAQSVADYKSGKDRAFGFLIGQVMKLSKGKASPDLVNQLLKDRLQ
- a CDS encoding SycD/LcrH family type III secretion system chaperone, producing MPAAILKDRFKEEESLPPRKKKKEFDLPKKVKEKLKDHERVKRELQEGKSAQDILEISDESMADFYQAAYKLFVGKRYTDAANAFLFLVTLNPYHHDYWMGLGMATQMCHEFESAIDAYEMAAICQVESPVPYFYLAKCLFAIHDRESALMALDLAIEYAADSDEFGEIHDQAVKAKAVLLKDQPHEE
- a CDS encoding tyrosine recombinase; this translates as MKNRSLRDPFEDFACYLASERNLALSTQEGYGHDVSLFLNHLKDVRGEKLEEASEDSLIDYLAFLKSKDLKESTIFRAFMAIKIFYRFLKQEDYVATNITDLIDSPKLWQLLPAVLTVREVTALLNAPDCSEEEGSRDRAIMELLYGSGLRVSEAIQLDIYDVDDTFVKVKGKGRKERVVPIGRKALLAIDSYLLHYRAQYESATNQALFVTSKGKRVDRFLIWRKIKEYGEEAGIEKNIHPHTLRHSFATHLLDGGADLRVIQEMMGHSSISSTDRYMRVSTHHLSEAFLNFHPRYQPD